A window of Castanea sativa cultivar Marrone di Chiusa Pesio chromosome 8, ASM4071231v1 genomic DNA:
GATAGGATTAGTTCTTATGTTTTAGGAGTTGTTGATGAGGTTATCTCGTCTTAGCTATTTACGTACGCTAAATACATTAATGAGAATTAAGCAGAAAATTAACTCAAAAGTCTATTATCTATCTCAAATTCAGGAGACTGGTTATCTTGAATTGACTACACTATTAATTTATATCTCAGTTCACAACGGACTCCAACATAAACAGTTGAAGGTTCCCACCCTTCAAAagttactgaaaaaaaaaaaaaaaaaagtgtccaTAAAATGTCAGCAACTACGTAAATAAAGTCAGTACTGGCAGCCCCTCTctcataaaattcattaatccaTATACAATCCAAAAACCTATGGAATAAGGCTATGACAAATCTGTTCTCAAACCAATTTCAGAGGTAAACCACAGCTCTTGCAATAGGACATTACTAAAAAGGATGGTCAATAGTCTCCTTATCCTCACCAGTCACCACACAAACTACAGCAGCAATTGCTATTCTCCTTTTATGCAACTCTGCTTTAACAGGTAAggaattcaaaaaagaaaagaaaaagaagtagcTTAGTAAAAGAAGTAGCCCCATGAAGGGAAGCAACATTTGGATTTTGGGGACTGAAGAATCCCAGTAGCTGCAGAGCGTTTAAATCACGATAAGCTGGAAGGATCAAGTTTCTACTTCTATACTCAAAACCTGATTTTCCTTTCTTAGGATAGCATTCGACTTGGGATCCTACAATCTTGGCAACCCATTAATAAAGCCTCTAGTCACATCTCATATATAGAACTCTGTTCAGCCATTGTGGTGGATCTGTGGATGGGTTAAAGACAGGTCGGCTTGACCCTACGTCAATTCTGAGTTTTGATTGACACTCCACTCATCCTGCAACCCCTGACTAAGTACCTTTTCTTTGGAGGATTGAAATTCAAGGGTACCCCAAAGGGCCCAAACCAAAATGTCACCATGTACCTCTTTCTTAACCTCTTTGTCAAAGGACAAGGAGGTGCCAATCAAGCTAGAGTTCATCagaaaaatctaaaaactaTTCTGCATTACATTCCAACTCCTTTATCCCTAATCATGCATTCAAATTTGTTTCAACGCATCCAAGCACAAAAGCCCCAACCAGTTTACCCCAGGGCTGATCTATATGGTTATGATCAGTACTAACAGTAAAAGTCGAAAATACATGAAGCTGCATCCACACCAATGGTGGAATGGGCAAGGTTGAAGATAACATACCCATCAGACTAGGCCCTGTGCTATCTGgatatcacataaaaaaaaaaattcataaaatgagGGTAGCTCATCAAAAACACATGGAGGATaggatggaaaaaaagaaagagcataattttttcttttttaaagaggAAAGCCATGAATAAGTATGACAAACATAAAGGCTTTCAAGGAGGTTGACTTTATCTTACATTGTTGGCAAATTGGATACATACAAATCAGGCGATACTGATGCATGATCAGTAGCGACGGTGGTGATGTAGTGCAATAGTGCAAGGAGGCAAGTAGATTTCAAGACCAacatcatatcatcaacatacaattcaattttttttttaatataagtaacctaagaaattttattttgaaaagccaaGTACACTGGAAGTGTACTGTAGTGCCACAACTCAAGAAATCAACAGACAATTcacgtaattttttttttaatgatctgACTATTTGCAGCAAGCTATAGATAATAAAGGCAAGGAAGAGAAATAAAGCTGACTTACTAATGCAAGGAAACCATGAACACACCATGCTCTTTCAAAGAGAAGCTGAGAAGCACTAACTCACTTGGCAAAAATAAGATGCAAAAAGTACTACTGAATTTGTAATTTctttacaataatattttaaactattaaaaccGGTTCCACTCCACCTAGCACAGTATCATATACAGGAGTGAACTTTATCAAACTCCTATTGACCTCCAGCTACCTTTCAATCatacattaaagtttgaaaTAAACCACTCCCCAAAACCAGTTCTGCTTCACCCACTTCATTTCACTACCTATAATTGGTAACCAAGCACACTTGACAAGGAAAGCCAACCAATCATAAGGCCATAAAGGATAACTCCTCTCATTATTCTGTTGATGAGTGGCTGAGGTGTGCCTCCTCTACTTCAGCATGATATGAGCATTTGACTTTGATTAGTGGAATGGCCAAAAAGGCCATGCAGTCCTCCTTCCCTGATTCTGCCGACTACCAGAGCCGCCATAGTCACTGctactgctgctgctgctgctgctgctgctgctgacATTGTTCCCTGTGCCCCTACTCCGACTACCACGAGTACTATCATTCCCATGAGGAGGCAGCTCAAGGCGGCAAACAGGACATGAGTTGTGCTGAACCAACCAAGGAACAATACAATCAGTGTGATAAATATGGTTACATGGCATCAGCCTTGCTTCAGAGCCCAGCTCAAATTTTTCCTTACAGACAGGACAGTGTGAGTCAGTGTGCATATGTGCTTGTGTAATCCTAATAGTGGGCATTGCATCAATTGAAGAATGAGATGCTGGAGGTGGACCCTGTCGATCATTTGTAGAAAGATGTTCGATGAATGCTTGAAATCCAGGGCCCATAAAATAGTCATCAAAATCAGCTCGCCTAGGTCCACTTCCTGGACCGCCATTAGAGGATGGACTGGGAATGCGATTCAGTACAACATATTGACCAGAGCCAAAAGCATTCCAACCCTGTTCAGGAAGCAAACCAGATCTCCCCCTAACATCGATACTAGTGTTTCCTCCAGCCATTCTACTCTGGTTCAAAAAGCCATTAACAACATCCATAAGTTCCCATCTTGGGTCAGGACTCCTCTGCCTCATCAATGTGTACATGAGTTCAAATAGATCAGGTACTGGTTGAGCAGAATCATCTTCTGAATTGGGATGGACATCTTCTGGTATCTCATTGAGTTCTTCAACAAAGCCTTCTGCACAGTAAGGGCAGGCAATTGCTCCCTCAAGCCTTAATCGCCGATTGCATTGGTAGCACCAGTGTGTGTATCCAACATTTGACATATCTTCTTTCTAATGAATTGTAATACCAAAATCCTTGGATGACAATGTATTAATTTGCCTGCTTATTGTGCACCCTGGCAATAATCAATAGAAAATCAACAACAACCTAGTAACAattaaaaattgctaaaatttcaATAAGCAACACAAGCCAATTAAAAGCTCAATtatatgcgtgtgtgtgtgtgtggaggtCAGGTCTTGGTGTGATGGCAAGTGCCTTACCCAACGCAGCCTGTTGTATGTTCAAGTCTGGAAATCAGACTCTGCCGTTTATCCTCAAAAAGTCTGGAAATCAGACcttccaaaaacaaacaaacaaacaaaaatttgaggGTAAGGCTGCCTATCAGCCACCTCTCCCAAACCCCGCACAACTTTTATAAatatgtgcgtgtgtgtgcGCTCACATGCGCCTGGTTGTGTGTCACTCCATCTCCACACAAGCCAAGAAATCTCCAACCCAAATCAAATTTTTACAGCTAAACAGAACTCTTAAAACTGATTAATCAAAGCAAGAACAATTGCATAACTCCCTAACACTACACACCACCGCTGAATATATCAATTCTGCTCATACTATTGCTAATAAGGCAAGAACAATAACATAGCAAAAACCCAATTGCTTTGATTGTTATTAAAGCCACATTCAACATgcccaaaattcaaaaatacaGAGATTCTCATAAATAAGAAGCATAAAATATATTGACAACCACAacccccaaaataaaaaaatcaaatgcaaTCATGGAAAAATATGAAGCAGAACTGAAacataaaatatgataaatCCATAAAACCCACTTATatagaggaaaaaataaagttaaaaaataaataaaatatatataataatacttGAGTGAAATTGAATATCCAGCATAAgcaagataaaaataatatataaacacCCAATTTATGTGATACCCACAAAACAACAGCAACAGtttaaattcaaacaaaataaacaagacCCATTAACTGATTAATCTTCacaacaatgaaataaaaaaacgAAATCAAATCTGAAACAAAACAAACGATTGAAAAGCACGTACCGAGAGAGAACAGGGTCTACGACTCAACGAAGAACatggagatggagaagaatTGAATTCAAAGGTTGGGAATTTCAGAAACCCTTTTTCATCGTAATAAGAGAATGTgtgcgtgagagagagagagagagaggagaccAAGTCTACAGCCTGTGAGTTGTGAGTGGTGACTGTGCGAGAGGAAGAAGACCTCTAAGATTTTATGGTCTGTCTCTTCTTTTGTATTCTTATTTTCTACGTGTGTCGATTGGAAACCTTTTTGGCCTTTGCCCACTCTTTTATCTTTAACATACTTTTCTAAACTTATTAAATGCTTCATGTGTGTTCTGTCACCTACCCACTTGGAAAAATCTTGCTccctatatttatatttatataattcaatTCAATGGGGGAATTATCCCTCAAATATGGGGTTCATGCATTTCTATACTTTAAtctgttttttatgttttatctttaaaagttgaaaaaggTTCTCCTTTTTATTccaacaatattatatatatattttttctttattaatttgggAAAGGGAACCATCTTTTTTCCCATATATTTCTTGCTGAAAGCTTGGAATACtaaaagtagcaaaaaaaatattggttaaCCAATCCAAAATAATCTACATCTGCCTCGATAGAatgctagaaaaagaaaaatggtaggAAATGAATAATACCTCGCTTAAGTTATTAACTCATTGAGAGAAAAAACTTAGGTGCTCGGAGCAatgctctctcctctcacatgaggGGTGGGCCCCACATGTGAGTCCCACCATGAGGCCCACCCCTCATGTGAGATGAGGGAACATTGCTTCCGAAGCATATACGAATTACCCCTCATTGAGTACTATTCATTGCCaatccaaatttaaaaaaaaaaaaaaaattgttctccCTTTCTCTCATGCAAGGATTGGTTGAGAGTAACGTGGTGGGCTATGGTGATGGTTTTCAATGGTGGTGGATGGGTTTCAATAGTGTGGGTGGTTTGGTTTCGATGGTGGTCTGAG
This region includes:
- the LOC142605508 gene encoding putative E3 ubiquitin-protein ligase RHC1A → MSNVGYTHWCYQCNRRLRLEGAIACPYCAEGFVEELNEIPEDVHPNSEDDSAQPVPDLFELMYTLMRQRSPDPRWELMDVVNGFLNQSRMAGGNTSIDVRGRSGLLPEQGWNAFGSGQYVVLNRIPSPSSNGGPGSGPRRADFDDYFMGPGFQAFIEHLSTNDRQGPPPASHSSIDAMPTIRITQAHMHTDSHCPVCKEKFELGSEARLMPCNHIYHTDCIVPWLVQHNSCPVCRLELPPHGNDSTRGSRSRGTGNNVSSSSSSSSSSSSDYGGSGSRQNQGRRTAWPFWPFH